From the genome of Vulpes lagopus strain Blue_001 chromosome 2, ASM1834538v1, whole genome shotgun sequence, one region includes:
- the LOC121478801 gene encoding LOW QUALITY PROTEIN: vomeronasal type-1 receptor 2-like (The sequence of the model RefSeq protein was modified relative to this genomic sequence to represent the inferred CDS: inserted 1 base in 1 codon), protein MSAPAARTRKMETHSPERPLLRAIRFRVCRKAGVRVRVGVRVRLSRRAGAGPLCACARGVRQFTFLYFFPSLFRSLPGGFRCCCGIPLSTDWCPLEPGWFLGNSSLLYHYMSLYFSRCKPRSTDLILRHLTVANSLVILCRGVPETMAALGLKYFTNYYGCSIFLYVHRVARGMSIYSTCLLNVLQAIMVHPGNSRWAELKVKVPKYIGPSSILCWVLHMVVNMFFPIYMTGXWRNKNITKKRALGYCSASQYRAKITDLVYVIVTSFHDILFLGLMTLARSSIVFLLHRHRQRVQHIDRNKFPLRPSPESRATQSILVLVSTFVSFYSLSSIIYVYLALSDEYSWWLMTTAVLITACFPTVSPFFLMSHDPSTSRLYCVCFGRNT, encoded by the exons ATGAGCGCGCCCGCGGCACGAACCAGAAAAATGGAGACTCACTCACCCGAGCGCCCGTTGCTCCGTGCGATCCGCTTCCGGGTCTGCAGGAAGGCGGGCGTGCGCGTGCGCGTGGGCGTGCGCGTGCGCTTGAGCCGCCGGGCGGGAGCCGGGCCGCTCTGCGCCTGCGCGCGTGGCGTCCGGCAGTTTACTTTTCTGtacttctttccctccctctttcgcTCCCTCCCGGGGGGATTCAGGTGCTGCTGCGGAATTCCTTTGAGTACCGATTGGTGTCCCTTGGAGCCAGGCTGG ttcctGGGGAATTCCTCACTCTTATATCATTATATGTCCCTTTACTTCAGCAGATGCAAGCCAAGATCCACAGATTTGATTCTTAGGCACCTGACTGTAGCCAATTCCTTGGTCATTCTCTGCAGAGGAGTCCCAGAAACCATGGCAGCTTTAGGGTTGAAATATTTCACCAATTATTATGGATGCtccatttttttgtatgttcacAGAGTAGCCAGAGGTATGTCCATTTACTCCACCTGCCTCTTGAATGTCTTACAGGCTATCATGGTCCACCCTGGGAACTCCAGGTGGGCAGAGCTTAAAGTGAAAGTTCCAAAGTACATTGGTCCCTCCAGTATCCTCTGTTGGGTGCTCCACATGGTGGTAAATATGTTCTTTCCTATTTATATGACTG aatggagaaacaaaaatattacaaagaaaagagCTTTGGGATATTGTTCTGCTTCACAGTATCGTGCCAAGATCACAGACTTAGTGTATGTCATAGTTACATCTTTCCATGACATTTTGTTCTTGGGACTCATGACCTTGGCCAGAAGCTCCATAGTCTTCCTCcttcacaggcacaggcagagggtcCAACACATTGATAGGAACAAGTTCCCCCTGAGACCCTCCCCTGAGTCCAGAGCCACCCAGAGCATCCTTGTTTTGGTGAGCACCTTTGtatcattttattctctctcctccatcaTTTATGTTTACTTGGCTCTCTCTGATGAGTACAGTTGGTGGCTGATGACCACTGCTGTACTAATCACTGCATGTTTTCCAACTGTTAGTCCTTTTTTTCTCATGAGCCATGACCCCAGCACATCCAGGCTCTACTGTGTCTGCTTTGGAAGAAATACATAA